In Equus przewalskii isolate Varuska chromosome 6, EquPr2, whole genome shotgun sequence, one DNA window encodes the following:
- the LOC103543096 gene encoding actin-like protein 9, producing MDANHSNPLEPQSSPEAPRPGLNPGSIPGCKNLQQDPPNMVGDKLPPKTGAVVIDMGTGTCKMGFAGQTRPIYTVATIVGCQPQKLATTGQQVLETFIGEAARMRPELTLVQPVRNGILVDWNAAELIWRHVLEHDLRVATQDHPLLFSDPPFSPSTNREKLVEVVFESLRSPAMYVASQSVLSVYAHGQVSGLVVDTGHGVTYTVPVFQGYNLPHAAQRLDLAGTHLTAFLAEMLLGSGLPLGQQDLDTVENIKHRYCYVAADLLKEQARPEQEYQQTLKLPDGRTVTLGKELFQCPELLFSPPAIPGLSPVGVPTMATQSLLKVPLEVQADVAQNVLLCGGSSLFQGFEGRFRAELLHSLPHEAHVVVKAQPSRNFSVWIGGSILASLRAFQSCWVLREEYEEQGPHIVYRKCY from the coding sequence ATGGATGCAAATCACTCCAACCCCTTGGAGCCCCAGTCTTCTCCAGaggcccccaggcctggcctAAACCCTGGTTCAATCCCAGGATGCAAGAACCTGCAGCAGGACCCCCCCAACATGGTGGGAGACAAGTTGCCACCAAAGACTGGAGCAGTGGTCATTGACATGGGCACAGGCACCTGTAAGATGGGTTTCGCAGGGCAGACTCGGCCCATCTACACTGTGGCCACCATCGTGGGCTGCCAGCCCCAGAAGCTGGCCACCACCGGGCAGCAAGTGCTGGAGACCTTCATCGGCGAGGCCGCCCGCATGCGCCCGGAGCTGACGCTGGTGCAGCCCGTTCGGAACGGCATCTTGGTGGACTGGAACGCGGCTGAGCTCATCTGGCGCCACGTGCTTGAGCACGACCTCCGCGTGGCCACCCAGGACCACCCGCTGCTGTTCTCCGACCCGCCCTTCAGCCCCAGCACCAACCGTGAGAAGCTGGTGGAGGTGGTCTTCGAGTCTCTGCGCTCCCCCGCCATGTATGTGGCTTCCCAGTCGGTGCTGTCCGTCTACGCACACGGGCAGGTCAGTGGGCTGGTGGTGGACACGGGCCACGGGGTCACCTACACTGTACCCGTCTTCCAGGGCTACAACCTGCCCCACGCCGCACAGCGCCTGGACCTGGCAGGCACCCACCTGACCGCCTTCCTGGCGGAGATGCTGCTGGGCTCCGGCTTGCCGCTCGGGCAGCAGGACCTGGACACGGTGGAGAACATTAAGCATCGCTACTGCTACGTGGCTGCCGACTTGCTCAAGGAGCAGGCCCGGCCGGAGCAGGAATACCAGCAGACCCTGAAGCTGCCCGATGGGCGGACGGTAACGCTGGGCAAAGAGCTGTTCCAGTGCCCGGAGCTGCTGTTCAGCCCCCCCGCGATCCCAGGGCTGTCGCCTGTTGGGGTCCCTACCATGGCCACACAGAGTCTTCTCAAGGTGCCCCTGGAGGTGCAGGCGGATGTGGCCCAGAACGTGCTGCTCTGCGGGGGCTCCTCACTCTTCCAGGGGTTCGAGGGCCGCTTCCGCGCTGAGCTGTTGCACAGTCTGCCCCATGAGGCCCACGTGGTGGTGAAGGCCCAGCCCAGCAGGAACTTCTCGGTGTGGATCGGGGGCTCCATCCTGGCCTCATTGCGTGCCTTCCAGTCCTGCTGGGTCCTGCGGGAGGAGTACGAGGAGCAGGGGCCCCACATCGTGTACCGCAAATGCTACTGA
- the LOC103545461 gene encoding proline-rich protein 23D1-like yields MDGSRRPRRPRESRTESKGRRAGDTCSATPAPRKAAKRRRQAEQDPRTGAEPAAVPGAPCPAPARAPEAAQGPRTPSTQCMQMVVVVLEPGTALELRLGAEVLVLAPHAALQLTLGNLALVVVPARVLSSSEALWFPAHARWLWPGPTQAAWAINVQDGSLCAQRAEPSGAPPAPEDGEARRGCRPPAGPWAGGVPGLSPSSPHTLLLQALRGAPARQGCGLPPEPRAGLRPLPAEFSLDLRGLGPPPSSELRPLPPSPSPSPRPRSCRAPPRRRPPAKARRRLFRGD; encoded by the exons ATGGATGGTTCCCGGCGCCCGAGGAGACCGCGGGAGTCCCGGACAGAATCGAAGGGCCGCAGAGCTGGAGACACCTG CTCGGCCACCCCCGCCCCGCGGAAGGCGGCGAAACGGAGGCGGCAGGCGGAGCAGGATCCCCGCACAG GGGCAGAGCCAGCCGCAGTGCCAGGAGCTCCCTGCCCGGCTCCAGCGCGGGCCCCGGAAGCAGCCCAG GGGCCGCGGACGCCCAGCACGCAATGTATGCAGATGGTCGTGGTGGTCCTGGAGCCGGGAACAGCCCTTGAGCTGCGCCTGGGTGCGGAAGTCCTGGTCCTGGCCCCCCACGCAGCCCTGCAGCTCACGCTCGGCAACCTGGCGCTCGTCGTCGTCCCTGCGCGCGTCCTGAGCTCTTCCGAGGCTCTCTGGTTCCCTGCCCACGCGCGCTGGCTCTGGCCCGGCCCGACCCAGGCCGCCTGGGCCATCAACGTGCAAGACGGATCCCTTTGCGCCCAGAGAGCGGAGCCCAGCGGAGCGCCCCCCGCGCCAGAGGACGGGGAGGCTAGGCGAGGCTGCCGGCCCCCCGCGGGACCCTGGGCCGGCGGAGTCCCgggcctcagcccctcctccccgcaCACCCTCCTCCTCCAAGCTCTCCGCGGGGCCCCTGCCCGCCAGGGCTGCGGGCTCCCGCCCGAGCCCAGGGCGGGGCTGCGCCCTCTGCCGGCCGAGTTCAGCCTGGACCTCCGCGGCCTGGGGCCCCCGCCCAGCTCGGAGCTCagacctctgcctccctccccgaGTCCCAGTCCGCGGCCCAGAAGCTGCCGCGCGCCGCCCCGTCGCAGGCCCCCCGCCAAGGCCCGCAGGCGTCTCTTCCGAGGGGATTGA